In the Candidatus Binatia bacterium genome, TTGCCCTGCTCGCTGGGGCCAAAGTGGCCATATCCGGTCTGATGTTTGGCGCAGCTACCGGAGCGGTGGCCGCTGGGTTCGCTAGCATGTTCTTGGGGAGTTTTGCCGCCATGAACCGGCTGGTCGGCGCTCGGGCTGAGGAGTTGGTGGCGCTGCACGGGGAGTTCTTCTGGGCATATTGCCTTGCTTACGGGGTGACAGTGACGGCCTTCGTATGGGCTGCCCTGCATTTGGCAACGAATGCAGCCGAAAGTCGGGTTGAGGCGCAAAGGGCACGCCGTGCGGTGGAACGCGAGCGCCAAGCCCTGGCAACGACTCATGCCCTTCTGCGTGTAAGTAACGCATTCTCGCAATTGGCCGAGCCTCGCGAACTGCTCGAAACCGCCTTGGAGGTCGGGCGAGAGCTGTTGCACGCTGACTTCGGTACGGCGCTGCTGTGGAACGAGGAGACGAGGGCCTATCGGGAAGTGGCCGCGAGCGGGCTCGGGGCGGGGAAGGATGAGCTTCGAGGAGAGGTCAGCGGCGAGCACGCCAAGGACCTCGAATGGGCGCGCAGTTTGGGGCACTGCGTCATCGCGGGAGCGCGGATCGGTTTTGAGAGCCAAGCAGGTGCGGACACATCGGTCCTTTTAGTGCCGCTCAAGGTCGAGAACCACTTCCATGGGGTCCTCCAATTTGTGCGCTCTCGCGAACGTCCATTCACCCAATACGAAATCCGGTTGGCTGACGGCTTGGGGACACAACTTGCCCTCGCCTTGGAGCGAGCTCGCCTGGTCGAGCAGAGCTACCGTTTGCTTCGCGCCGTCGAAAGCACGGGGGAGGGGGTGCTGATACTCGATCACCGCGGTCGGATTCAGTTTGCGAATCGCGCATTTCTGCAAGTATTCGGTTACGACTGGGAGGCCGTGCGTGGTCGTGTCGCCACCGATTTTGCCCAGCCCCCGGCGCTGGGCTGGAGTGCGCTGAATGAGTCGATCGTGTCACGGCGCCATTGGCGGGGCGAGATTGAGGTGCGAGACGGAAATGGGACACTCGTGCCTGTCCGTTTGCACGCCAACAGTATTGTCGACCCGCAGGGAAACATCGAAGGCGTCGTTGCCATTGTCGAAGACGTGCGCGCAGAAAAAGAGATCCAGGAGCAGCTCACGCGCGCCAACCGGTTGGCTGCGGCTGGAGAGCTTGCTGCTGGTCTTGCTCATGAGCTGAACAACGCTTTGGCCGCCATCCTGAGCCAAACCTCAATGGCGCTTTCTGCTGCAACCCCTGACCCTGCCTTGTTCAAGCGAACGCTCGATCGAATTGAAGGGCAGGCGCGACGGATGGCAGGGTTGGTTTCTGCCGTCCTCGGCTTTGCGCGACCGAAGCCGCCCCAACTCCAACGCGTTCGGTTGAGCGAGCTTGCTCAGGCGACAGTGGAGCTGTTTGCCCCGGAGTGTCTGCGCAGGGGCGTGGAGATGCGGGTGGAAGATCAATCTCACGGCCTGAAGGTGGAGGCTGACCCAGCACAGGTTCAGCAGGTGCTCATGAACTTGCTCACAAATGCGTTGCACGCTTTGCGAAAGGAGCCTGGCGGCAACATTACTGTACGTGTTATCCGTGCGGGCGATTTCGGAGCCATCGAAGTCGAGGATAATGGCACGGGCATTCCGGCGGAGTTGTTACCGCGAATCTTCGACCCATTTTTCACCACGAAAAAGGCGGGCACGGGCCTGGGCCTTTCGGTGAGCTATGCCATCGCCCGCGAACACCGGGGGAATCTTACGGTTCATAGCCAGCTAGGTTCTGGCAGTACGTTTCGCTTGGAGCTCCCTGTGGCACAGCCGGCAAGTGCGGCGGTGCGCGTGGTTGCGTCCAGTCCAACGCCGGTGCGCCACGCCTTGGTGGTGGACGATGATGACCTTGTAGCCACGGGCTTGGCTTCCATGCTCGAACGGGAAGGATTGCAAGTGGAACGAGCCGCAAGTGGACAGGAAGCGATCGACCGCTGCGCGAGTCGTTACTGGGATGCGGTGTTCCTCGACCTTCGTTTGCCGGATATCAGCGGGCTGGATGTTTACCGTTGGTTGGCGGAGCACCGTCCCGACGTGGCTCGCGGCGTTGTATTTGTGAGTGGCGGGCTTTGGCGGGGAAGCGGGTGGCGTGCTCGGCTACCGGATCAACCGGTGCTGGCCAAACCCTGCTCCGCCGAGGAACTCCGCGCTGTGCTGAGTACCGTGCGTCAGTTGCGCGATGCCGCCTGAGCGGCTTGGTTGGGGAGCAAGCTACTATAGGCCTACGAAACCACCTCATCTGTTAGGCGACGGGACTTTCTGGTGACCTCACATAAAGGACGCATCTGCATGCAGGTTGCTCGCCCAAATTCAAGGTTCCGGGTGCTGCCAAAGTTCAGCACCGCAATGCTGGCCGAAGGGCTGTAAACTCGAATCAGAGATCAGAACCAGCCTAACTCGAGTTTGGCCGCATCCGACATCATGTCGTGGTGCCAGGGCGGATCGAAAACTACCTGCACGTCTGCCTCTTTGACGCCGGGGATGCTTTCCACTTTCTGACGGATATCGTGAGCCAGCCAGTCGCCCATTCCACAGCCTGGGGCCGTTAGGGTGAAGCGAACTTCCACGCGGTACCCGCCGCCCTCGAGAGGCTTGACCTGGCACGAGTACACCAAACCGAGGTCGACGATGTTCACCGGAATTTCCGGGTCGTAACAGGTCTTGAGCTGCTCCCACACCGCCTTTTGCACCTCTTCGGCCGACGTAGGTTCGCTGACAGCTTGGGCATTCGTGGAACTGGGCTCCGGCTGTAGGCCAAGCGCATCTGCGTCTTTGCCTTCGACTCGAGCCAAGCCCCACGGCGTGAGCACGGTGTATGTTCCACCGAGCGACTGAGTGATGCGGACCTCGGTCCCGGCCGGGAGCGTCAGAGGTGCTCCACTGGGGATTTGTATAGCCGCGACTTCGCGCCGCAAGGAGATCAGTTCTTCGCTGTTCCACATAGTTCGAGCTCGTCACCTCACTCTGTCGATACTGGCTCCTTCGCTCCGAACAAGGCGGCCTTCAGTGTATGCCAGGCCAGCACTGCGCATTTGACACGCGAAGGGAATTCGCGAACACCAGCGAACACTTCGAGCTTTCCAAGTTCAGGTGCTGCCACCGCTTCCTCTTCAGTAAGCAAACGATGGAACGCCTCGAACATCCGCTCCACTTCCGCGCGACTTTTGCCCTTGATTGCTTCTGTCATCATCGAAGCGGAAGCCATCGAAATGGCACAACCTTGTCCCTCAAATGCGGCGTCGCGCACGGTGCCGTTGTCGCACGCTAGGTAGACGGTAACTCGGTCCCCACAGAGTGGGTTGAACCCTTCGGCCCGGCACGATGCATTTTCCAGTCGGCGAAAGTTTCTCGGCCGCCGGCCATGGTCCACGATCATCTCTTGATACAGCTCGCGAAGCTCTGGGGCGACCTTCATGCAAACACCTCGCGCACTTTTTCCACCGCAGCAGCAAGCGCCTCTGCCTCGGCCAACGTGTTGTAGAAGGCGAACGAAGCCCGGGCAGTTGCAGCCAGGCCAAAACGCCGCATGAGTGGCTGGGCGCAATGATGGCCAGCTCGAATGGCAATTCCCTCCCGATCCAAGATCGTCCCAATGTCGTGCGGGTGAACTCCGTCCAACGTAAACGAAATCACGGCAGCTTTGTCACGCGGCGTGCCAAGAATGCGGACTCCTGGAACCGCCTCCAGGGCACGAGTTGCACACTGCAAGAGTTCGCGTTCGTGCCGGTGAATGGCGGCAAACCCAATTTGCTGGACGTAAGCGATCGCCGCTCCGAGGCCAACCACCTCGGCAATGGGTGGCGTTCCAGCCTCGAATTTGTGGGGAATCTTGGCCCAGGTAGACTCCTCAAAAGTCACGGTTCGGATCATTTCGCCACCCCCTTGGTAAGGAGGCATGGCGTCCAGCAGCTCTGCCCGTCCCCACAACACGCCGACCCCAGTGGGCCCGAACAGCTTGTGGCCAGAGAAGGCATAGAAATCACACCCGAGCTCGCTGACGTTCACTGGCAAGTGCGACACCGCTTGCGCTCCGTCCACAACGACTTTCGCGCCCACCTCCTTTGCGGAGCGCACGATCTCCCGAATTGGGTTTACAGTCCCCAGCGCGTTGGAAACGTGTGCGACCGAGACGATTTTCGTTCTCGGCCCGAGCAGTCGCTCGTAGGCCTCGAGGCAAAGATCCCCCGCATCATCGACCGGAACAACCTGGATTTTCGCCCCAGTCGCGGCGCAGACGAGTTGCCACGGCACGATGTTGGAATGGTGCTCTAACGTTGTGAGCACGATTTCATCACCGGGGCGCAGCAGGAGCTTGCCGAGGCTCGCAGCCACTAAATTGATCGCCTCGGTGGTGCCGCGCGTGAACACGATCTCGCTCGCGTCCTCCGCACCGATGAACCGCTGCACCTGTTGCCGCACAGCCTCGTACCGCTCGGTCGCCTTCTCCGAAAGGTAATGGAGCCCGCGGTGAATGTTGGCGTTGACCTGCTCGTAAAACTTGGAAACTGTTTCGATCACCGCCCGCGGTTTCTGCGTGGTGGCTGCGTTGTCTAGGTAAACGAGCGGCTTACCGTAGACGGTTTGATGAAGGATGGGAAAATCCTCGCGAATCCGGTCGACATCCAACGCGGCTTCACTGCCCCGGCGAACCGGTGAGGTGGCTTGGATCATGCGGCATTCTCCTCCGGTGCTGCGGCAAGCCGCCGCCGTAGGATACCTTGTAAGGTGGCCCGCGCAGGCTCCAGTTCCACTCGCTCGACAATCTCGTTGGCGAACGCGTAGATGAGTAGTCGGCGGGCGTCTTCGGCGGCGATGCCTCGGGATTGCAGGTAAAAGAGCGCGCTCTCGTCGAGGCGGCCAATGGCAGCACCGTGGCTGCACTTCACGTCGTCCGCAAAGATCTCGAGCTGCGGTTTGGTGTCGATCTCGGCATCGTCCGAAAGCAGGAGGTTCTTGTTCATTTGTTGGGCATCGCTTTTCAGAGCGCCGGGACGAACGAACACCTTGCCATTGAACACCCCGTGCGCCGAACCATCGAGAACGCCCTTGTACAATTGCCGGCTCGTCGTCCGGCCACTGACGTGGTCGATCGCCGTGTGGTGATCCACCAGTGTCGGCCCGTCGGCAATGAACAAGCCATCCAGGTATGTCGCCGCGCCAGCGTCTTCGAGCCGTGTCTGAATTTCCACCCGAGCCCAGCGGCCACCGAAGGTGAACACGCGAGAACGGTAAACGCTGTCGGCTGCTTGCCGAACAGCCGTCGTGCCCATGTGCATCAACCCGTCTCTCTCCTCGACAATGCGCAGGTGGGTCAAGGTCGCCCCTCGACCGAGTACAATCTCGGTTACCGCATTTGTGAACACAGCCACGGGGCTATGACCTGCCCAAAACTCAACCACGGTTGCTGCCGCGCCATCCTCCAAGACAATCAGGTTGCGCGGGCAAAGGATCGTCGGTCGCGCCACGGTTGTGTTCACGAAGAGCAACTGGATAGGGGCAGCCACTCGCGTGCCCGCGGGAACGTGCACGAACCCGCCGTCTTGCACCAGTGCTGTGTTCAAGGCGGCAAAGGGGGCTTCGTCGCTCGCAATGGAGCTTCCTAAAGAGCGGCGGACAAGAGCCTCCTCTGCCGTCAGTGCTACCCGCAGCGGATGCACCCGCACGGTGTTTGGCAGCTCGCATCCTTGCACTCCCTCGTGCGTGGCTTGTCCCAGCAAAAACCGGAGTGTGGCGGACGCGTTGATCCCGAACCGGTCTCGGGATGTCTCGGCGAGCAGATCTGGGCTCGGTGGAGGGGGCAGGGAAAAGGGCTCGCGGGCGATGGGGGAAACATCGGTGTACTTCCAGTCTTCCACGCGGGCTGTTGGAAAGCCCATGCGACGAAACGCCTCCAGGGCGTGAGCACGGAGCGCTCGCAGCCAGGATGGGCTCGCGACCTCGAGTTGCTGCATAGCTTCCTCGTAGAGGGTGAAGCCATGGGCTGGCGGCATGGAGCGCGCATCACGGGGAAGCGGGCGCGGGATCGCCGTGGTGGCTCGGGTGCTCATAGGAGTGAGGCCGACGCGTGGGATTCGAGCTCGGCGTAGCCGCGCCGTTCGAGCTCGTGGGCGAGCTCGGGGCCACCAGAGCGGACGATCCTGCCGCCAATCAGCACATGCACGAAATCTGGAACCAAATACTCCAGCAGCCGTTGGTAGTGGGTAATGGCGAGCACGGCGTGCTGGTCGTTGCGCAAGGCATTCACGCCGTCGGCCACCACGCGCAACGCATCGATGTCCAGTCCGGAATCGGTTTCGTCCAAAATCGCCAGCGTAGGTTCCAAAATGGCCATCTGCAGAACCTCGTTGCGTTTTTTCTCGCCGCCGGAAAATCCCTCGTTGACGGAGCGCTTCAGTAGCCGCTCGTCGATGCCAACGAGTTTGGCTTTGTCACGGACCAACTGTAAAAAGTCCATGGCATCGATTGGCTCGAGGCCACGGGCTTTGCGCACGGCATTCAGGGCCGTGCGCAGGAAGTACATGTTAGCCACGCCAGGGATCTCCACGGGATACTGAAACGCGAGAAACAGCCCCGCGCGAGCGCGTTCCTCCGGGCTCATTGCCAGCAGGTCTCGGCCGTCGTACAGCACCTCTCCGTCGGTTACCGTGTAGCCTTCTCTGCCCGCGAGCACGTAGCAGAGAGTCGACTT is a window encoding:
- a CDS encoding ATP-binding protein, whose translation is MLAFNAAAGIVAGVLLYQVGKDHEYLPPLFFAVSQALLWLYLGVSVLTCLRYRSGEFGPRTVACDILTTLAVLLWIGVATGGVASPVALLAGAKVAISGLMFGAATGAVAAGFASMFLGSFAAMNRLVGARAEELVALHGEFFWAYCLAYGVTVTAFVWAALHLATNAAESRVEAQRARRAVERERQALATTHALLRVSNAFSQLAEPRELLETALEVGRELLHADFGTALLWNEETRAYREVAASGLGAGKDELRGEVSGEHAKDLEWARSLGHCVIAGARIGFESQAGADTSVLLVPLKVENHFHGVLQFVRSRERPFTQYEIRLADGLGTQLALALERARLVEQSYRLLRAVESTGEGVLILDHRGRIQFANRAFLQVFGYDWEAVRGRVATDFAQPPALGWSALNESIVSRRHWRGEIEVRDGNGTLVPVRLHANSIVDPQGNIEGVVAIVEDVRAEKEIQEQLTRANRLAAAGELAAGLAHELNNALAAILSQTSMALSAATPDPALFKRTLDRIEGQARRMAGLVSAVLGFARPKPPQLQRVRLSELAQATVELFAPECLRRGVEMRVEDQSHGLKVEADPAQVQQVLMNLLTNALHALRKEPGGNITVRVIRAGDFGAIEVEDNGTGIPAELLPRIFDPFFTTKKAGTGLGLSVSYAIAREHRGNLTVHSQLGSGSTFRLELPVAQPASAAVRVVASSPTPVRHALVVDDDDLVATGLASMLEREGLQVERAASGQEAIDRCASRYWDAVFLDLRLPDISGLDVYRWLAEHRPDVARGVVFVSGGLWRGSGWRARLPDQPVLAKPCSAEELRAVLSTVRQLRDAA
- the sufT gene encoding putative Fe-S cluster assembly protein SufT; this encodes MWNSEELISLRREVAAIQIPSGAPLTLPAGTEVRITQSLGGTYTVLTPWGLARVEGKDADALGLQPEPSSTNAQAVSEPTSAEEVQKAVWEQLKTCYDPEIPVNIVDLGLVYSCQVKPLEGGGYRVEVRFTLTAPGCGMGDWLAHDIRQKVESIPGVKEADVQVVFDPPWHHDMMSDAAKLELGWF
- a CDS encoding SUF system NifU family Fe-S cluster assembly protein, giving the protein MKVAPELRELYQEMIVDHGRRPRNFRRLENASCRAEGFNPLCGDRVTVYLACDNGTVRDAAFEGQGCAISMASASMMTEAIKGKSRAEVERMFEAFHRLLTEEEAVAAPELGKLEVFAGVREFPSRVKCAVLAWHTLKAALFGAKEPVSTE
- a CDS encoding cysteine desulfurase, with protein sequence MDVDRIREDFPILHQTVYGKPLVYLDNAATTQKPRAVIETVSKFYEQVNANIHRGLHYLSEKATERYEAVRQQVQRFIGAEDASEIVFTRGTTEAINLVAASLGKLLLRPGDEIVLTTLEHHSNIVPWQLVCAATGAKIQVVPVDDAGDLCLEAYERLLGPRTKIVSVAHVSNALGTVNPIREIVRSAKEVGAKVVVDGAQAVSHLPVNVSELGCDFYAFSGHKLFGPTGVGVLWGRAELLDAMPPYQGGGEMIRTVTFEESTWAKIPHKFEAGTPPIAEVVGLGAAIAYVQQIGFAAIHRHERELLQCATRALEAVPGVRILGTPRDKAAVISFTLDGVHPHDIGTILDREGIAIRAGHHCAQPLMRRFGLAATARASFAFYNTLAEAEALAAAVEKVREVFA
- the sufD gene encoding Fe-S cluster assembly protein SufD, whose protein sequence is MPPAHGFTLYEEAMQQLEVASPSWLRALRAHALEAFRRMGFPTARVEDWKYTDVSPIAREPFSLPPPPSPDLLAETSRDRFGINASATLRFLLGQATHEGVQGCELPNTVRVHPLRVALTAEEALVRRSLGSSIASDEAPFAALNTALVQDGGFVHVPAGTRVAAPIQLLFVNTTVARPTILCPRNLIVLEDGAAATVVEFWAGHSPVAVFTNAVTEIVLGRGATLTHLRIVEERDGLMHMGTTAVRQAADSVYRSRVFTFGGRWARVEIQTRLEDAGAATYLDGLFIADGPTLVDHHTAIDHVSGRTTSRQLYKGVLDGSAHGVFNGKVFVRPGALKSDAQQMNKNLLLSDDAEIDTKPQLEIFADDVKCSHGAAIGRLDESALFYLQSRGIAAEDARRLLIYAFANEIVERVELEPARATLQGILRRRLAAAPEENAA
- the sufC gene encoding Fe-S cluster assembly ATPase SufC, which encodes MLEIRNLHVAVDGTPILRGINLVIHRGEVHAIMGPNGSGKSTLCYVLAGREGYTVTDGEVLYDGRDLLAMSPEERARAGLFLAFQYPVEIPGVANMYFLRTALNAVRKARGLEPIDAMDFLQLVRDKAKLVGIDERLLKRSVNEGFSGGEKKRNEVLQMAILEPTLAILDETDSGLDIDALRVVADGVNALRNDQHAVLAITHYQRLLEYLVPDFVHVLIGGRIVRSGGPELAHELERRGYAELESHASASLL